One segment of Pantoea sp. Lij88 DNA contains the following:
- the umuC gene encoding translesion error-prone DNA polymerase V subunit UmuC, whose amino-acid sequence MFALVDVNCFYASCETVFRPDLRGKPVVVLSNNDGCVIARSAEAKKAGIKMGAPYFKMREELTRHAVHVFSSNYALYADMSQRVMTILEEMAPSVEIYSIDEAFMDLTGVQNCMALETFGRQVRERVRKETHLTVGVGIAQTKTLAKLANFAAKKWSKTGGIVDLSDPERQRKLLALIDVAEVWGVGHRIGKRLNAMGVMTAKDLADQSTEAIRKQFSVVLERTVRELRGESCLELESVTPVKQQIMCSRSFGSRISDYHQMREAVCAYAERAAEKLRREKQYCRQIGVFVRTSPHATDEPFYGNQSTGQLLIPTQDTRDIISVAMACLDNIWIEGHRYMKAGIVLGDFFSQGVAQLDLFDEHQPRRNSEELMQLMDKINKTGSGKLWFAGQGINKAWSMKREMLSPAYTTRVTDLPVAAVK is encoded by the coding sequence ATGTTCGCACTGGTCGATGTGAACTGCTTTTATGCGTCGTGTGAGACCGTGTTCCGGCCCGATCTCAGAGGCAAGCCAGTGGTGGTGCTGTCGAACAACGACGGCTGCGTGATTGCGCGCAGCGCCGAGGCAAAGAAAGCCGGCATCAAAATGGGCGCACCCTATTTTAAAATGCGTGAAGAGCTGACGCGTCATGCGGTGCACGTCTTCAGCTCAAATTACGCGCTCTACGCCGACATGAGCCAGCGGGTGATGACCATACTGGAAGAGATGGCGCCGTCGGTGGAGATCTATTCGATCGACGAGGCCTTTATGGATCTCACCGGCGTGCAGAACTGTATGGCGCTGGAGACCTTTGGTCGCCAGGTCAGAGAACGGGTACGCAAAGAGACCCATCTGACCGTTGGTGTCGGCATTGCCCAGACGAAAACGCTGGCCAAGCTGGCGAATTTTGCGGCCAAAAAGTGGAGCAAAACCGGCGGCATTGTCGATCTGTCGGACCCCGAACGGCAAAGAAAGCTGCTGGCGCTGATTGATGTAGCTGAAGTCTGGGGTGTGGGTCACCGGATCGGCAAACGACTCAATGCCATGGGCGTCATGACGGCGAAAGATCTGGCCGATCAAAGCACCGAGGCCATTCGCAAACAGTTCAGCGTGGTGCTGGAACGCACGGTCAGAGAGTTGCGCGGCGAGTCCTGTCTGGAGCTGGAGTCGGTGACGCCGGTAAAACAGCAAATCATGTGTTCACGCTCGTTTGGCAGCCGTATCTCTGATTATCATCAGATGCGTGAAGCCGTCTGCGCCTATGCTGAGCGCGCGGCAGAAAAGCTGCGTCGTGAGAAACAATATTGTCGTCAGATAGGGGTGTTTGTGCGCACCAGTCCGCATGCGACTGACGAACCCTTTTATGGCAATCAGTCCACGGGCCAGCTGCTGATCCCGACGCAGGACACCCGCGACATTATCAGTGTCGCGATGGCATGTCTGGATAACATCTGGATTGAGGGACACCGCTACATGAAGGCGGGCATCGTGCTGGGGGATTTTTTCAGTCAGGGCGTGGCCCAGCTTGATCTGTTTGATGAGCATCAGCCACGCCGCAATAGCGAAGAGCTGATGCAGCTGATGGATAAAATTAACAAAACCGGCAGCGGAAAGCTGTGGTTTGCCGGGCAGGGGATCAACAAAGCCTGGTCGATGAAGCGCGAAATGCTGTCGCCTGCCTATACCACACGGGTAACGGATTTGCCGGTGGCGGCGGTTAAGTAG
- a CDS encoding LysR family transcriptional regulator, translating into MNWDDVRFFLALARQKTLRGASKSLNVDQATVGRRIAAFESALGSRLFIRTPRAFTLSESGEQVMTEAIAMESAMQAMSRKAACGDNIPAGNVRIASTDTLATVFILPAIQRLREQYPDITVTLLTGIGFSDISYRSADIAIRAARPDSEELIVKRMATIDMGLYASQRYFDRLGEPNQEDGLSSHQLVMFPADMVPRHRQNLCGFAVNSKQVVLECNTQLLMQSAIKRGIGIGLLSTFLAHGDPQLIPIFPEKRDPVDIWLVLHPDLQKVARIRAVITALEQCFAEETRVREI; encoded by the coding sequence ATGAACTGGGATGATGTCCGTTTTTTCCTCGCGTTAGCGAGACAAAAAACGTTGCGGGGTGCCTCAAAATCGTTGAACGTCGATCAGGCGACAGTCGGACGCCGTATCGCAGCGTTCGAAAGCGCGCTCGGCTCCCGATTGTTTATCCGCACGCCCCGCGCTTTTACGCTGAGCGAGTCTGGCGAACAGGTGATGACCGAAGCCATTGCGATGGAAAGCGCCATGCAGGCGATGAGTCGTAAAGCCGCCTGCGGCGATAACATTCCGGCAGGTAACGTGCGCATCGCCAGCACAGACACGCTTGCCACTGTGTTTATCCTGCCTGCCATTCAGCGCCTGCGCGAACAATATCCGGATATCACCGTAACCTTACTGACCGGAATAGGTTTTTCCGATATCTCGTACCGCAGCGCGGATATAGCCATTCGTGCTGCCCGACCCGATTCTGAAGAGTTAATCGTTAAACGTATGGCGACCATTGATATGGGGCTTTACGCCAGCCAGCGTTATTTTGATCGGCTCGGAGAACCGAACCAGGAAGACGGATTAAGCAGCCATCAACTGGTCATGTTTCCGGCAGACATGGTGCCACGTCATCGACAAAACCTGTGTGGCTTTGCAGTAAACAGCAAGCAAGTCGTGCTGGAATGTAATACGCAACTGTTGATGCAATCCGCGATCAAACGCGGGATTGGCATCGGCCTGCTTTCGACATTTTTAGCTCACGGCGATCCGCAATTAATCCCGATTTTTCCTGAAAAACGCGACCCGGTTGATATCTGGCTGGTGCTTCATCCAGATCTGCAAAAAGTCGCACGCATCAGGGCAGTGATTACGGCGCTGGAGCAGTGCTTTGCGGAAGAAACCAGGGTAAGAGAAATTTAG